In Penicillium oxalicum strain HP7-1 chromosome I, whole genome shotgun sequence, a single window of DNA contains:
- a CDS encoding Tryptophan synthase yields MEAIKDTFAKCKEQHRAALVAYITAGYPTHGEAVDILLGLENGGADIIELGIPFTDPIADGPVIQKANTKALENGVTVTSVLQIVRDARSRGLKAPIMLMGYYNPVLRYGEERMLRDCKEAGVNGFIMVDLPPEEAVRFRDLCTSTGLSYVPLIAPATSESRMKLLCKIADSFIYVVSRMGVTGATGTLSDKVPDLLKRVHQYSGNVPAALGFGVSTREHFLSVQKVTEGVVIGSKIISVVGEAPAGQAAKAAEEYLTSITGRKWERDAKGALTHEINTIEPVLKESVVEPTPTKVITEADTPAGPGLADQLEALNVTNDPSAQPSRFGEFGGQYVPESLVDCLAELEEGFTAACNDPKFWEEFRSYYPYMGRPSSLHLAQRLTDHVGGANIWLKREDLNHTGSHKINNALGQILVARRLGKTRIIAETGAGQHGVATATVCAKFGMKCTVYMGAEDVRRQALNVFRMKLLGASVVAVDAGSRTLRDAVNEALRAWVEELDTTHYIIGSAIGPHPFPTIVRTFQSVIGQETKEQMQAEIGKLPDAVVACVGGGSNAVGMFHPFSNDPTVKLIGVEAGGDGVDTPRNSATLTNGQAGVLHGVRTYVLQNEHGQIAETHSISAGLDYPGVGPELSAWKDANRATFIVADDSQCLEGFRALAQHEGIIPALETSHAVWGVMQIAKTMKKGENIVLNLSGRGDKDVQSVADELPRLGPKIGWDLRF; encoded by the exons ATGGAGGCTATCAAGGACACATTTGCCAAGTGCAAGGAGCAGCACCGGGCTGCTCTTGTGGCTTACATCACTGCTGGATATCCCACTCATGGAGAGGCGGTTGACATTTTGTTGGGCTTAGAAAATGGGGGTGCCG ACATTATCGAACTTGGCATTCCTTTCACAGACCCCATCGCGGATGGGCCCGTTATCCAGAAGGCTAACACCAAGGCCCTGGAAAATGGAGTTACTGTTACCTCGGTCCTGCAGATCGTTCGTGATGCCCGGAGCCGGGGCTTGAAAGCTCCTATCATGTTGATGGGATACTACAACCCGGTTCTGCGATATGGTGAGGAGCGCATGCTTCGTGACTGCAAGGAGGCCGGCGTCAATGGATTCATCATGGTAGACTTGCCTCCCGAGGAGGCTGTCCGCTTCCGTGACCTTTGCACCAGCACTGG TCTCTCATATGTTCCGCTTATTGCCCCCGCTACCTCGGAATCTCGTATGAAGCTCCTTTGCAAGATTGCGGATTCTTTCATCTACGTCGTCTCTCGCATGGGTGTCACTGGTGCCACTGGCACGCTGAGTGACAAAGTCCCCGACCTTCTGAAGCGCGTTCACCAATACTCCGGCAATGTTCCTGCGGCCCTCGGATTTGGAGTCAGCACGCGGGAGCACTTCCTGTCTGTTCAGAAAGTAACTGAGGGTGTCGTTATCGGAAGCAAGATTATCAGCGTTGTCGGAGAGGCCCCGGCGGGTCAAGCTGCCAAGGCCGCGGAGGAGTATTTGACTAGCATCACTGGCCGCAAGTGGGAGCGCGATGCCAAAGGAGCCTTGACTCACGAGATCAACACCATCGAGCCAGTGCTGAAGGAATCCGTGGTTGAACCCACCCCGACCAAGGTCATCACCGAAGCCGATACCCCTGCTGGGCCCGGCCTGGCTGACCAGCTTGAGGCCTTGAATGTCACCAATGACCCTTCCGCACAGCCTTCCCGTTTCGGTGAATTTGGTGGCCAGTATGTCCCCGAGTCCCTGGTGGACTGCCTGGCAGAGTTGGAGGAGGGTTTCACCGCTGCTTGCAATGACCCCAAATTCTGGGAGGAGTTCCGCTCGTACTATCCTTACATGGGCCGGCCTAGCAGCCTTCATCTCGCTCAGCGTTTGACTGACCACGTCGGAGGTGCCAATATCTGGCTGAAGCGCGAAGATTTGAACCACACCGGCAGCCACAAGATCAACAATGCTCTCGGCCAGATTCTCGTTGCTCGCCGCTTGGGCAAGACTCGCATCATTGCTGAAACAGGTGCCGGTCAGCATGGTGTTGCCACGGCTACTGTCTGCGCAAAGTTCGGCATGAAGTGTACCGTTTACATGGGCGCTGAGGACGTCCGTCGCCAGGCTCTCAATGTGTTCCGTATGAAGCTTCTCGGTGCTTCGGTCGTTGCTGTTGACGCGGGAAGCCGTACTCTCCGTGACGCTGTGAACGAGGCTCTCCGTGCCTGGGTCGAGGAACTGGACACGACTCACTACATCATCGGCTCTGCTATTGGTCCCCACCCATTCCCAACTATCGTTCGTACCTTCCAGTCCGTTATTGGACAGGAAACCAAGGAACAGATGCAGGCTGAGATTGGCAAGCTGCCTGACGCGGTGGTCGCCTGCGTCGGTGGTGGTAGCAACGCCGTAGGCATGTTCCATCCATTCTCTAACGATCCCACCGTCAAGTTGATTGGTGTTGAGGCTGGTGGCGACGGTGTCGACACCCCCCGCAACTCGGCTACCCTGACTAATGGTCAAGCGGGCGTGCTTCACGGCGTCCGTACCTACGTCCTCCAGAACGAGCACGGCCAGATCGCTGAGACACACTCGATTTCCGCCGGTCTTGACTACCCTGGTGTCGGCCCTGAGCTGAGTGCCTGGAAGGATGCCAACCGCGCCACTTTCATTGTTGCTGATGACAGTCAATGTCTCGAAGGATTCCGTGCCCTGGCTCAGCACGAAGGTATCATTCCCGCGCTCGAAACTTCCCATGCCGTCTGGGGCGTCATGCAAATCGCCAAGACCATGAAGAAGGGCGAGAACATCGTGCTCAACCTGAGCGGCCGTGGTGACAAGGATGTTCAGAGCGTAGCTGATGAGCTTCCTCGCCTGGGTCCTAAGATTGGCTGGGATCTCCGTTTCTAA
- a CDS encoding Zinc-type alcohol dehydrogenase-like protein YogA, producing the protein MSKAIYISPIDGKPGKPGQVYYPLTVRTLPQPSPQGRELLVKLTAASLNHRDLFLRQHLYPGVSFDVPLLADGVGVVVGAGPQVSNPDQWQGKRVILNPGVGWKDSPDGPEEPTGYRIMGGTKVYEKGTLQEYVTIEESEVEEVPAHLSDAEAAALPLTGLTGWRALISKAGDKNSREGAAILITGIGGGVALMVLRFAVARGAHVFVTSSSQEKIQKAIDLGAAGGVNYKEDGWDKKLLGMLPSGKRNFDAVIDGAGGDAVEKATRLLKAGGVLSVYGMTVSPKMPFTMQTVLKNIDVRGSTMGSRKEFKEMVEFVASKKIHPVVSRVLKVEIDDLAAIDGLFEDMKHGKQFGKLRLTKDVQKDSFTFEGGGFAALTFKVSFQMAMEAIEESFSPSESRPPMAQTALPVAQQFDDPQPDPCGWMKDQTLVSNPPQHRNIPIFNKPTDEIQNEAQAALRVSNEDLQCRVAKLKDHAARLKRETHLLQRHLKDYDHPLFETWEADTITRLIVVASLYQPTTLDTGLINSLNTKIQHDLATRAYVQASKQITKTTLCHLGLSKAHHRAIMRYEHIAVYRSADHTESEVPFAQWLIQEKESRPDKYKFWSAIYPVCYGCSVETSANLV; encoded by the exons ATGTCTAAGGCAATCTACATCTCACCTATTGATGGCAAGCCGGGGAAGCCTGGTCAGGTCTACTACCCGCTTACCGTGCGTACTCTGCCCCAGCCTTCTCCGCAAGGGCGTGAGCTGCTTGTGAAGTTGACCGCTGCCTCCTTGAACCACCGtgacctcttcctccgccagcATCTGTATCCTGGTGTATCATTTGATGTTCCTCTTCTTGCAGATGGAGTGGGAGTTGTTGTGGGTGCAGGCCCCCAGGTGTCCAATCCGGATCAATGGCAGGGCAAACGCGTGATTTTGAATCCAGGTGTGGGTTGGAAGGACTCTCCCGACGGCCCGGAGGAGCCCACGGGATACCGCATTATGGGAGGTACCAAGGTCTATGAGAAGGGAACCTTGCAGGAGTACGTCACGATTGAAGAATcagaggtggaggaagtgCCTGCACACCTTTCGGATGCGGAGGCGGCTGCGCTTCCCTTGACGGGGCTGACGGGCTGGCGAGCTTTGATCTCTAAGGCGGGTGACAAGAACTCTAGAGAAGGGGCAGCCATCTTGATCACAGGCATCGGTGGGGGTGTTGCCTTGATGGTGCTGCGATTTGCTGTCGCCCGTGGGGCTCACGTCTTTGTCACCAGCTCGAGCCAGGAGAAGATCCAAAAGGCAATCGATCTTGGTGCTGCAGGCGGCGTCAACTACAAGGAAGATGGGTGGGATAAGAAATTGCTTGGGATGCTTCCTTCCGGGAAGAGGAACTTTGACGCGGTCATTGATGGTGCGGGTGGTGACGCGGTGGAGAAGGCCACGAGGCTTCTGAAG GCTGGTGGCGTGCTGTCTGTCTACGGCATGACCGTCTCTCCCAAAATGCCATTCACCATGCAAACTGTGCTCAAGAACATTGATGTTCGAGGGTCCACGATGGGCTCCCGCAAGGAATTCAAAGAGATGGTGGAGTTTGTTGCGAGCAAGAAGATTCACCCTGTGGTGTCCCGGGTCTTGAAGGTCGaaatcgatgatctcgcTGCTATCGATGGCCTCTTTGAGGACATGAAGCACGGCAAACAGTTTGGCAAATTG CGTCTCACAAAAGACGTCCAAAAAGACAGCTTCACATTTGAAGGCGGTGGTTTTGCAGCTCTCACCTTCAAGGTTTCTTTTCAAATGGCCATGGAAGCCATCGAGGAGTCTTTCTCCCCAAGTGAATCCCGGCCCCCGATGGCTCAAACTGCACTGCCTGTGGCTCAACAGTTCGATGATCCTCAGCCTGATCCTTGCGGGTGGATGAAGGATCAGACATTGGTATCAAATCCCCCCCAGCACCGGAACATTCCAATTTTCAACAAACCGACTGATGAAATCCAGAACGAGGCTCAGGCCGCCCTTCGGGTGTCAAATGAGGATTTGCAGTGTCGTGTTGCCAAGCTGAAAGATCACGCAGCCCGTCTCAAGCGTGAGACTCACCTTCTCCAACGACATCTCAAGGACTATGATCATCCTCTATTTGAAACCTGGGAAGCCGACACCATAACCCGTCTGATCGTGGTTGCCTCTCTTTATCAGCCAACGACACTGGACACTGGACTGATCAACAGTCTCAATACTAAGATTCAACATGACCTGGCCACCCGCGCCTACGTTCAGGCCTCCAAGCAAATCACCAAGACCACACTTTGTCACCTCGGTCTTTCAAAGGCACATCATCGGGCCATCATGCGATATGAGCAT ATTGCGGTGTATCGAAGCGCAGATCACACCGAGAGCGAGGTGCCCTTTGCGCAGTGGCTAATCCAAGAGAAGGAATCTCGACCGGACAAGTACAAATTCTGGTCCGCAATCTACCCGGTCTGCTATGGCTGTTCGGTCGAGACGAGTGCGAATCTCGTGTAG
- a CDS encoding V-type proton ATPase subunit B, giving the protein MADFVDPRMTSIKPRIRYNTIGGINGPLVFLDNVKFPRYNEIVSLTLPDGTERSGQVLEARVYDQVFEGTSGIDVKKTKVEFSGHSLKLGVSEDMLGRVFDGSGRAIDKGPKVLAEDYLDINGQPINPYSRVYPEEMISTGISAIDTMNSIARGQKIPIFSAAGLPHNEIAAQICRQAGLVKRPTKDVHDGHEENFSIVFAAMGVNMETARFFTRDFEENGSMERVTLFLNLANDPTIERIITPRLALTTAEYYAYQLEKHVLVIMTDLSAYCDALREVSAAREEVPGRRGYPGYMYTDLSTIYERAGRVEGRNGSITQIPILTMPNDDITHPIPDLTGYITEGQIFVDRQLANKGVYPPINVLPSLSRLMKSAIGEGRTRKDHSDVSNQLYAKYAIGRDAAAMKAVVGEEALSSEDKLSLEFLDKFERTFISQSPYESRTIQESLDIAWNLLRVYPKELLNRIPKRVLDEFYARSARKIANKDTRDNSGEQQQGSSQQSANLIDA; this is encoded by the exons ATGGCCGACTTCGTCGACCCCCGGATGACCTCCATCAAGCCCCGCATCCGCTACAACACCATCGGAGGTATCAACGGACCGCTGGTGTTCCTCGATAAC GTCAAGTTCCCTCGTTACAATGAGATCGTGTCTCTGACGCTTCCCGATGGCACGGAGCGCTCCGGTCAGGTCCTGGAAGCTAGAG TCTACGATCAGGTGTTCGAAGGCACTTCCGGTATTGATGTGAAGAAG ACCAAAGTCGAGTTCTCCGGCCACAGTTTGAAGCTGGGTGTCTCCGAGGACATGTTGGGTCGTGTCTTTGACGGATCAGGACGTGCCATCGACAAGGGCCCCAAGGTGTTGGCGGAGGACTATCTCGATATCAACGGACAGCCCATCAACCCTTACTCTCGA GTGTATCCCGAGGAAATGATTTCCACCGGTATCTCCGCCATCGACACGATGAACTCCATTGCTCGTGGACAGAAGattcccatcttctccgcCGCCGGTCTTCCCCACAACGAGATTGCCGCCCAGATCTGTCGTCAAGCCGGCCTAGTCAAGCGACCCACCAAGGATGTCCATGACGGTCATGAGGAGAACTTCTCAATTGTCTTTGCTGCGATGGGTGTTAACATGGAAACGGCTCGTTTCTTCACTCGCGACTTCGAGGAGAACGGTAGTATGGAACGTGTCACTCTGTTCCTCAACTTGGCCAATGATCCCACCATTGAGCGTATTATCACACCTCGCCTGGCCCTGACCACCGCAGAATACTACGCTTATCAATTGGAGAAGCACGTTCTGGTCATCATGACCGATCTGTCGGCCTACTGTGACGCTCTCCGTGAGGTCTCAGCCGCTCGTGAGGAAGTGCCGGGTCGTCGCGGTTACCCCGGTTACATGTACACGGATTTGTCCACTATCTATGAGCGTGCTGGTCGTGTTGAGGGCCGTAACGGATCCATCACCCAGATTCCTATTCTGACGATGCCTAACGATG ATATCACTCACCCCATTCCCGATCTGACTG GTTATATCACGGAGGGCCAGATTTTCGTCGATCGCCAGCTTGCCAACAAGGGTGTCTACCCTCCTATTAACGTGCTGCCTTCACTGTCCCGTCTGATGAAATCGGCTATTGGCGAGGGACGTACCCGCAAGGACCACTCGGATGTCTCTAACCAACTGTATGCGAAGTACGCTATCGGTCGTGATGCCG CCGCCATGAAGGCAGTCGTCGGAGAGGAAGCCCTGTCTTCCGAGGACAAGCTTTCCCTGGAATTCCTCGACAAGTTCGAGCGCACCTTCATCAGCCAGTCTCCCTATGAGTCTCGCACAATTCAGGAGTCCCTCGACATTGCATGGAACCTTCTCCGCGTATACCCCAAGGAATTGCTGAACCGTATCCCGAAGCGTGTTCTGGATGAATTCTACGCCCGCTCCGCCCGCAAGATCGCCAACAAGGATACCCGCGATAACTCGGgcgagcagcagcagggctCTTCGCAGCAGAGCGCCAACCTCATTGATGCATGA